A part of Streptomyces sp. SLBN-31 genomic DNA contains:
- a CDS encoding rhomboid-like protein produces the protein MRISRGFGDRVRAYVRSAPGTYVWLAVLFVTTVALHHMSPEFEQQFLRQRSTNIHELSNDPVRVLVQSAMWIDSGHWLPYAVLYTVFHAQAERWLGTVRWLVVCVAAHVLATLISELALLKAIRDGMAPHSAVNTLDIGVSYALAGVVAVLVYRIAAPWRYPYLAVVLVVYGVPLLSTPTFTDLGHFVSVAIGLACYPLVRGRGKAWNPKETAAARRG, from the coding sequence ATGCGAATTTCCCGGGGTTTCGGCGATCGCGTACGGGCCTACGTCCGCAGTGCCCCCGGCACGTACGTGTGGCTGGCGGTGCTGTTCGTCACGACGGTCGCGCTGCACCACATGTCCCCGGAGTTCGAGCAGCAGTTCCTGCGGCAGCGGTCCACGAACATCCACGAGCTGTCGAACGACCCGGTGCGGGTGCTGGTGCAGAGCGCGATGTGGATCGACAGCGGCCACTGGCTGCCGTACGCCGTCCTCTACACCGTCTTCCACGCACAGGCCGAACGCTGGCTGGGGACGGTCCGGTGGCTGGTCGTGTGCGTGGCCGCGCACGTGCTGGCGACGCTGATCAGCGAGCTGGCGCTGCTGAAGGCGATCCGGGACGGGATGGCGCCGCACTCTGCGGTCAACACGCTCGACATCGGGGTGAGTTACGCCCTGGCCGGGGTCGTCGCCGTGCTCGTCTACCGGATCGCGGCGCCCTGGCGGTATCCGTACCTGGCGGTCGTGCTGGTCGTCTACGGGGTGCCGCTGCTGTCCACTCCCACCTTCACCGACCTCGGGCACTTCGTGTCCGTGGCGATCGGACTGGCGTGTTATCCGCTGGTCAGAGGGCGTGGAAAAGCATGGAATCCGAAGGAGACAGCGGCCGCTCGGAGGGGTTAG
- a CDS encoding M1 family metallopeptidase has product MSRFAPVVPAAVTLLLALTACSGGVHGTPGGSGVHDPYFPKAGNGGYDVDHYDLKLAYTPGKGSRAGRLTGTATLTARAGEDLSAFDLDLKGLDVEDVTVEGRRARFNRTGQELTVRPHDDIDAAETFRVTVRYSGTPETITDPDGSQEGWLPTADGALALGEPTGSMAWFPGNDHPSDKATYDMAITVPKGLQAVSNGELTGERTSGNRTTYTWHTAEPMASYVATVAVGHYDITRSTIGEDRLPVYVAVDPTEAKSARKVLAKLPEIMEWEEYNFGPYPFSSTGAIVDRPHDAEYALETQNRPVFHGAPDTGTLVHELAHQWYGDSVTPRTWRDMWLNEGFATYAEWLWDEDHGGDTAQRTFDRLYAHGEDDYPDLWSFPPAEPSSAAHISDSPVYVRGAMVLQQIRRTVGDDTFYDIVQGWAAAHRHGNADTAEFTAYVEKKAPDKDFDAIWKDWLYGKGRPDHP; this is encoded by the coding sequence GTGTCCCGTTTCGCGCCCGTCGTCCCGGCCGCCGTCACCCTCCTGCTGGCCCTCACCGCCTGCTCCGGCGGCGTCCACGGCACCCCGGGCGGCTCGGGCGTGCACGACCCGTACTTCCCGAAGGCGGGCAACGGCGGCTACGACGTCGATCACTACGACCTGAAACTCGCCTACACCCCCGGCAAGGGCAGCCGGGCCGGCCGCCTCACCGGCACCGCGACCCTCACCGCCCGCGCCGGCGAGGACCTCTCCGCCTTCGACCTCGACCTCAAGGGCCTGGACGTCGAGGACGTCACCGTCGAGGGCCGACGCGCCCGCTTCAACCGCACCGGCCAGGAACTGACCGTCCGCCCCCACGACGACATCGACGCCGCCGAGACCTTCCGTGTCACCGTCCGCTACTCCGGCACCCCGGAGACCATCACCGACCCCGACGGCTCCCAGGAGGGCTGGCTGCCCACCGCCGACGGCGCCCTCGCCCTCGGTGAGCCGACGGGGTCCATGGCGTGGTTCCCCGGCAACGACCACCCCTCCGACAAGGCGACGTACGACATGGCGATCACCGTGCCGAAGGGCCTGCAGGCCGTCTCCAACGGCGAGTTGACCGGCGAGCGGACCAGCGGGAACCGCACGACCTACACCTGGCACACCGCCGAGCCGATGGCGAGCTACGTCGCCACGGTCGCCGTCGGCCACTACGACATCACCCGCTCCACCATCGGCGAGGACCGCCTGCCGGTGTACGTCGCCGTCGATCCGACCGAGGCGAAGTCGGCCCGCAAGGTGCTGGCGAAGCTCCCCGAGATCATGGAGTGGGAGGAGTACAACTTCGGCCCGTACCCCTTTTCCTCCACCGGCGCGATCGTCGACCGCCCGCATGACGCCGAGTACGCCCTGGAGACCCAGAACCGGCCCGTCTTCCACGGCGCCCCCGACACCGGCACGCTCGTCCACGAACTCGCCCACCAGTGGTACGGCGACTCCGTCACGCCGAGGACCTGGCGGGACATGTGGCTCAACGAGGGCTTCGCGACGTACGCGGAATGGCTGTGGGACGAGGACCACGGCGGCGACACCGCCCAGCGGACCTTCGACCGACTCTACGCCCACGGCGAGGACGACTACCCCGACCTCTGGTCCTTCCCGCCGGCGGAACCCAGCAGCGCCGCACACATCTCCGACTCGCCGGTCTACGTGCGCGGCGCGATGGTCCTCCAGCAGATCCGCCGGACCGTTGGCGACGACACCTTCTACGACATCGTCCAGGGCTGGGCCGCCGCCCACCGCCACGGCAACGCGGACACCGCCGAGTTCACGGCCTACGTCGAGAAGAAGGCCCCGGACAAGGACTTCGACGCGATCTGGAAGGACTGGCTGTACGGAAAGGGCAGGCCGGACCACCCGTGA
- a CDS encoding pentapeptide repeat-containing protein codes for MVRRATGRTGGDGGAGGGSGGGLGGARRTAVKAARRPELRLYELRPFDGGGLEPDGDYDGLQFRESDFAGQDGGGARFLDCALTGCAVDETRLHHARVLDSVLTGLRGVGTDLAESTLRDVELVDARLGGVQMHGAVLERVLVRGGKIDYLNLRAARLKDVVFESCVLVEPDFGSARLERVEFVDCVLKGADLTGAELKDVDLRAAAELDISAGVERLAGAVISPSQLMDLAPVLAAQMGIRVEG; via the coding sequence ATGGTGAGGCGTGCGACGGGCAGGACGGGTGGGGACGGCGGCGCCGGGGGTGGCTCCGGTGGCGGCCTCGGGGGTGCACGGCGTACGGCGGTGAAGGCGGCGCGTCGGCCCGAGCTGCGGCTGTACGAGCTACGGCCTTTCGACGGCGGGGGGTTGGAGCCGGACGGGGACTACGATGGTCTTCAGTTCCGGGAGTCCGACTTCGCCGGTCAGGACGGCGGGGGCGCCCGGTTCCTGGACTGCGCGCTGACGGGGTGCGCGGTGGACGAGACGCGGCTGCACCACGCGCGCGTACTCGACTCCGTCCTGACGGGGCTGCGGGGCGTGGGCACGGATCTCGCGGAGTCGACGCTGCGGGATGTGGAGCTGGTCGACGCCCGACTGGGCGGGGTGCAGATGCACGGCGCCGTGCTGGAGCGGGTGCTGGTCCGGGGCGGCAAGATCGACTACCTGAACCTGCGCGCGGCCCGGCTCAAGGACGTCGTCTTCGAGAGTTGTGTCCTGGTCGAGCCGGACTTCGGGAGCGCCCGGCTGGAACGGGTGGAGTTCGTCGACTGCGTCCTCAAGGGCGCCGACCTGACCGGGGCGGAGCTGAAGGACGTCGACCTGAGAGCGGCGGCCGAGCTGGACATCTCGGCCGGGGTGGAGAGATTGGCCGGGGCGGTGATCAGTCCGTCCCAACTGATGGATCTGGCGCCGGTGCTGGCGGCCCAGATGGGGATCCGGGTGGAGGGCTGA
- a CDS encoding glycosyl hydrolase, protein MTGIGRRRRRVWVVLATSAALGLTVTQAQASSGRISPFGVRELHQQALLHQQQKGLSAFDEAGDDEDGGEAQEEAEQADQYAEARTSPGIVAPGAYGAAYDALKDLPHAHGRWDDVTRLPYDSDDPRYRDINSNSSGGAGRVTGRVTGLAADNHGYVYAGSANGGVFRSRTGGGHWTNISDHLPALSTGDLQLDGHGRLWYATGEANTSATSFLGTGVYVLDDPRHGSFGKRDRVGGDELESTSINALRFAGDKVWAATTAGVWSHSAKTLKGHWKLEFAPNPDYLPGGSKASDPSAPYKNITSDIAVDPKDPGKVVLAVGWRGGDTYNGFYARSGGSWQRLTGLGDLPSNAEDVGNVTFARSVDGSRYYAIDQSPEQTAENPDSGLEGIFVSKSGSPTGPWTRIATYQQLRDSGSALTGAGYQPGIQAWYNQFLTVDPKNPDHVYAGLEEVFETKDGGKNWSVPGPYWNFGFPCWSIDPAKQTGDCHQTVHADQHSVAIGSNGGAPYVVVGDDGGTFRRPLNGSADASGHATDWKPLNDGTMDALQYYSVGVGVDPSRKGLAVTGGLQDNGQSQLRAGDRVMGSNFGGDGGDTITDPANGCNIAQEYVYLAVSVTNNCAVNDGSWVTDPSKATTYSVAPPDNATGEARFIAPLNADIKDPGTWVAGGRHVWINTKGYAIRSGTEWLNAYDLGAGHTATAVASSGGRVYAAWCGPCNNQGFTRGIAVGNADGTGWHQLSLPVDGTVPNRYLSGLAIDPKNSDHVLLAVNGFSRKWTEGPGAGVGHLFETRDGGVTWKDVSGNLPDVPANSVALLRGGTIALGTDLGVLVRTPGSKTWRVAGDNLPTTAVMQLRTGPDGRLYAATHGRGIWAIDTRKLR, encoded by the coding sequence ATGACAGGCATCGGCCGGCGAAGAAGACGTGTGTGGGTGGTGCTCGCCACGTCCGCGGCGCTGGGTCTGACCGTCACTCAGGCCCAGGCGTCGTCAGGCCGCATCAGTCCGTTCGGCGTACGGGAACTCCACCAGCAGGCCCTTCTGCACCAACAGCAGAAGGGCCTGTCGGCTTTCGACGAGGCGGGGGACGACGAGGACGGGGGTGAGGCGCAGGAGGAGGCCGAGCAGGCCGACCAGTACGCGGAGGCGCGCACCTCGCCGGGCATCGTGGCGCCGGGCGCTTACGGGGCGGCGTACGACGCCCTGAAGGATCTGCCGCACGCGCACGGCCGTTGGGACGACGTGACGCGGCTGCCGTACGACTCCGACGACCCGCGCTACCGGGACATCAACTCCAACTCCAGCGGCGGCGCGGGCCGGGTGACCGGCCGGGTCACCGGGCTGGCGGCCGACAACCACGGCTATGTGTACGCCGGTTCGGCCAACGGCGGTGTGTTCCGCTCCCGCACCGGCGGCGGCCACTGGACGAACATCTCCGACCACCTGCCCGCCCTGTCCACCGGCGACCTGCAACTCGACGGCCACGGCCGCCTCTGGTACGCCACCGGCGAGGCCAACACCAGCGCGACCTCCTTCCTCGGCACGGGCGTCTACGTGCTGGACGACCCACGGCACGGCAGCTTCGGCAAACGCGACCGGGTCGGCGGCGACGAACTGGAGTCGACCTCCATCAACGCCCTGCGGTTCGCCGGGGACAAGGTGTGGGCGGCCACTACCGCGGGCGTCTGGAGCCACTCCGCCAAGACCCTCAAGGGCCACTGGAAGCTGGAGTTCGCTCCCAACCCGGACTATCTGCCGGGCGGTTCGAAGGCGAGCGATCCCAGCGCGCCGTACAAGAACATCACCAGCGACATCGCGGTCGACCCGAAGGACCCGGGCAAGGTCGTGCTGGCCGTCGGCTGGCGCGGCGGGGACACCTACAACGGCTTCTACGCCAGGTCCGGCGGGAGCTGGCAGCGGCTCACCGGCCTCGGGGACCTGCCGAGCAACGCCGAGGACGTCGGCAACGTCACCTTCGCGCGCAGCGTGGACGGCTCGCGGTACTACGCCATCGACCAGTCGCCGGAGCAGACCGCGGAGAACCCGGACAGCGGGCTGGAGGGCATCTTCGTCTCCAAGTCCGGTTCACCGACCGGCCCGTGGACGCGCATCGCCACCTACCAGCAGCTGCGCGACTCCGGTTCGGCGCTCACCGGCGCCGGATACCAGCCCGGCATCCAGGCCTGGTACAACCAGTTCCTCACCGTCGACCCGAAGAACCCCGACCACGTCTACGCCGGTCTGGAGGAGGTCTTCGAGACCAAGGACGGCGGCAAGAACTGGAGTGTCCCCGGCCCCTACTGGAACTTCGGTTTCCCCTGCTGGTCCATCGACCCGGCCAAGCAGACCGGTGACTGCCACCAGACCGTCCACGCCGACCAGCACTCGGTCGCGATCGGCAGCAATGGCGGTGCGCCCTACGTCGTCGTCGGCGACGACGGCGGTACCTTCCGACGGCCGCTGAACGGCAGCGCCGACGCCTCCGGCCACGCCACCGACTGGAAGCCCCTGAACGACGGCACGATGGACGCCCTGCAGTACTACTCGGTCGGTGTCGGCGTCGACCCGTCCCGGAAGGGCCTCGCCGTCACCGGCGGCCTGCAGGACAACGGCCAGTCCCAACTGCGGGCCGGCGACCGGGTGATGGGCTCCAACTTCGGCGGCGACGGCGGCGACACGATCACCGATCCGGCCAACGGCTGCAACATCGCCCAGGAGTACGTCTACCTGGCGGTCTCCGTCACCAACAACTGCGCCGTGAACGACGGAAGCTGGGTCACCGACCCCTCGAAGGCGACCACGTACTCCGTCGCCCCGCCCGACAACGCCACTGGCGAGGCGCGCTTCATCGCCCCGCTGAACGCCGACATCAAGGACCCGGGCACCTGGGTCGCGGGCGGCCGGCACGTGTGGATCAACACCAAGGGCTACGCCATCCGCAGCGGCACCGAGTGGCTGAACGCCTACGACCTCGGCGCGGGCCACACGGCCACCGCCGTCGCCTCCTCCGGCGGCCGGGTGTACGCCGCCTGGTGCGGCCCCTGCAACAACCAGGGCTTCACCCGCGGCATCGCGGTGGGCAACGCCGACGGCACGGGCTGGCACCAGCTGAGCCTCCCCGTCGACGGCACGGTCCCCAACCGCTACCTCTCCGGTCTGGCGATCGACCCGAAGAACTCCGACCACGTCCTGCTCGCCGTCAACGGCTTCTCCCGCAAGTGGACCGAGGGCCCGGGCGCGGGCGTCGGCCACCTCTTCGAGACCCGGGACGGCGGCGTCACCTGGAAGGACGTCTCCGGGAACCTGCCGGACGTGCCCGCCAACTCCGTGGCGCTGCTCCGGGGCGGCACGATCGCGCTGGGCACCGACCTCGGGGTGCTGGTGCGCACGCCGGGCTCGAAGACCTGGCGGGTGGCCGGCGACAACCTGCCGACCACCGCGGTCATGCAGCTGCGCACCGGTCCGGACGGACGGCTGTACGCGGCCACGCACGGAAGGGGTATCTGGGCGATCGACACCCGCAAACTGCGGTGA
- a CDS encoding M4 family metallopeptidase — MVVLALQNGAATAAPAHSSGVTALPLTASARATALRSAQEAAGSTARELGLGAQEKLVVQDVVKDANGTVHTRYQRTYAGLPVLGGDLVTHVAKNGTLKGVTKATKARISVASTDASVSAASARKTALAGTGSSQATTRKVIWAAGAKPVLAYESVVKGLQDDGTPSELHVITDAATGKKIFDYQAVDTGTGTAMYSGTVPLGTTASSSGGYDLVDGGRGGHKTYDLNGGTSGTGTLFHDADDTWGDGTAANRQTAAVDAAYGAAVTWDFYKSAFNRNGIAGDGKAAYSRVHYGNAYVNAFWDDTCFCMTYGDGQGNVKPLTSLDVAGHEMSHGLTAATAGLKYSRESGGLNEATSDIFGTSVEFFANNSSDPGDYLIGEKIDINGNGTPLRYMDKPSKDGKSADYWSRNVGRLDVHYSSGVANHFFYLLSEGSGAKTINGVSYNSPTYDGSTVTGVGRAKADQIWYRALSTYFTSSTDYAGARAGTLKAASDLYGAGSAEYNAVAAAWKAVNVN; from the coding sequence ATGGTCGTGCTCGCCCTGCAGAACGGCGCCGCCACCGCCGCGCCCGCGCACTCCAGCGGCGTCACCGCCCTCCCCCTCACCGCCTCGGCCCGCGCCACCGCGCTCCGGTCGGCGCAGGAGGCCGCCGGTTCGACCGCCCGTGAACTCGGGCTCGGCGCGCAGGAGAAGCTCGTCGTCCAGGACGTGGTGAAGGACGCGAACGGCACCGTCCACACCCGCTACCAGCGCACCTACGCCGGTCTGCCCGTCCTCGGCGGCGACCTGGTCACGCACGTGGCGAAGAACGGCACCCTCAAGGGCGTCACCAAGGCGACCAAGGCCCGGATATCCGTGGCGTCGACCGACGCCTCCGTGTCCGCCGCCTCCGCCAGGAAGACCGCCCTCGCGGGCACCGGCTCCTCGCAGGCCACCACCCGCAAGGTGATCTGGGCGGCCGGCGCCAAGCCCGTCCTCGCGTACGAGTCGGTCGTCAAGGGCCTCCAGGACGACGGCACCCCGAGCGAGCTGCACGTGATCACGGACGCTGCCACCGGGAAGAAGATCTTCGACTACCAGGCCGTCGACACCGGCACGGGCACGGCCATGTACAGCGGCACGGTACCCCTGGGCACCACCGCTTCCTCCTCCGGCGGCTACGACCTCGTCGACGGCGGACGCGGCGGGCACAAGACGTACGACCTGAACGGCGGCACGTCCGGCACCGGCACCCTCTTCCACGACGCCGACGACACCTGGGGCGACGGCACCGCGGCCAACCGCCAGACCGCCGCCGTCGACGCCGCCTACGGCGCCGCCGTCACCTGGGACTTCTACAAGTCCGCCTTCAACCGCAACGGCATCGCGGGCGACGGCAAGGCCGCCTACTCCCGGGTCCACTACGGCAACGCGTACGTCAACGCCTTCTGGGACGACACCTGCTTCTGCATGACGTACGGCGACGGCCAGGGCAACGTCAAGCCGCTGACCTCGCTCGACGTGGCCGGGCACGAGATGAGCCACGGGCTGACCGCGGCCACGGCGGGGCTGAAGTACAGCCGCGAGTCGGGCGGCCTGAACGAGGCCACCTCCGACATCTTCGGCACCTCGGTGGAGTTCTTCGCCAACAACTCCTCCGACCCCGGTGACTACCTCATCGGCGAGAAGATCGACATCAACGGCAACGGCACCCCGCTGCGCTACATGGACAAGCCCAGCAAGGACGGCAAGTCCGCCGACTACTGGTCGCGCAACGTCGGCCGCCTCGACGTGCACTACTCCTCCGGCGTCGCGAACCACTTCTTCTACCTGCTGAGCGAGGGCAGCGGCGCGAAGACGATCAACGGGGTGTCCTACAACTCCCCGACGTACGACGGCTCGACGGTCACCGGCGTCGGCCGCGCCAAGGCCGACCAGATCTGGTACCGGGCCCTGAGCACGTACTTCACGTCCTCGACCGACTACGCGGGGGCCCGCGCCGGCACCCTGAAGGCGGCGAGCGACCTGTACGGCGCGGGCAGCGCGGAGTACAACGCGGTGGCGGCCGCCTGGAAGGCCGTCAACGTCAACTAG
- a CDS encoding FAD-binding oxidoreductase: MSSLASSGVVNGGISFWYADDGFPVVREPLVGDATADVVIVGGGFTGLWTAYYLKKAVPFLRITVLEQKFCGYGASGRNGGWLYNGIAGRDRYAKLHGHEAAVRLQKAMNDTVDEVVQVAAEEGIEAGVHKGGVLEVATTAAQLARLRAFHEHEASYGEKDRELYGARETAERIRVAGAVGSSWTPHGARLHPVKLVKGLAAVVEALGVSIFESTPVTEIRPKHAVTPYGTVRAPYVLRCTEGFTAALKGQRRTWLPMNSSMIATEPLTDAQWESVGWAGREALGDMAHAYMYAQRTADGRIALGGRGVPYRFGSRTDNDGRTQEATVEALREILVRFFPSLAGVRVEHAWSGVLGVPRDWCATVTLDRSTGLGWAGGYVGSGVATTNLAARTLRDLVQLDSGQGQRTELTELPWVGHKVRKWEPEPLRWLGVQGMYATYRAADERERTGHSVQSSRLARFADRVAGRN; the protein is encoded by the coding sequence ATGAGCAGCTTGGCGAGCAGTGGCGTCGTGAACGGTGGCATCTCCTTCTGGTACGCCGACGACGGCTTCCCCGTGGTGCGGGAGCCGCTCGTCGGGGACGCGACGGCGGACGTGGTGATCGTCGGGGGCGGGTTCACGGGACTGTGGACCGCCTACTACCTGAAGAAGGCGGTGCCGTTCCTGCGGATCACCGTCCTGGAGCAGAAGTTCTGCGGGTACGGCGCCTCGGGGCGCAACGGCGGCTGGCTCTACAACGGGATCGCCGGGCGGGACCGGTACGCGAAGCTGCACGGCCACGAGGCCGCCGTACGGCTGCAGAAGGCCATGAACGACACCGTGGACGAGGTCGTCCAGGTGGCCGCGGAAGAGGGGATCGAGGCCGGCGTCCACAAGGGCGGGGTGCTCGAAGTAGCCACCACGGCGGCGCAGTTGGCCCGGCTGAGGGCGTTCCACGAGCACGAGGCGTCGTACGGGGAGAAGGACCGTGAGCTGTACGGCGCCCGGGAGACGGCCGAGCGGATCCGGGTCGCCGGCGCCGTCGGCTCCAGCTGGACCCCGCACGGCGCGCGGCTGCACCCGGTGAAGCTGGTCAAGGGGCTCGCGGCCGTCGTCGAGGCCCTCGGGGTGAGCATCTTCGAGTCGACGCCGGTGACGGAGATCCGGCCCAAGCATGCCGTCACCCCGTACGGGACGGTCCGCGCGCCGTACGTGCTGCGCTGCACGGAGGGGTTCACCGCCGCTCTGAAGGGACAGCGGCGCACCTGGCTGCCCATGAACTCCTCCATGATCGCCACCGAGCCGCTCACCGACGCGCAGTGGGAGTCGGTGGGCTGGGCGGGCCGCGAGGCGCTGGGGGACATGGCGCACGCGTACATGTACGCGCAGCGCACCGCCGACGGCCGGATCGCGCTGGGTGGGCGCGGGGTGCCCTACCGGTTCGGGTCGCGGACCGACAACGACGGGCGGACGCAGGAGGCGACCGTCGAGGCGCTGCGCGAGATCCTCGTCCGGTTCTTCCCGTCGCTGGCCGGCGTGCGCGTCGAGCACGCCTGGTCGGGGGTGCTCGGGGTGCCGCGGGACTGGTGCGCGACGGTGACGCTGGACCGCTCGACGGGCCTCGGCTGGGCGGGGGGGTACGTCGGTTCGGGCGTGGCCACCACCAACCTCGCCGCGCGCACCCTGCGCGATCTGGTGCAGCTCGACTCCGGGCAGGGGCAGAGGACGGAGCTGACCGAGCTGCCGTGGGTCGGGCACAAGGTGCGCAAGTGGGAGCCGGAGCCGCTGCGTTGGCTGGGCGTGCAGGGCATGTACGCCACCTACCGGGCGGCCGACGAGCGGGAACGGACCGGCCACAGCGTCCAGTCGTCGAGGCTGGCGCGGTTCGCGGACCGGGTGGCGGGCCGGAACTGA
- a CDS encoding zinc-binding dehydrogenase: MHAIRLHAFGPPGNLTHEEIDDPVPGPGQVRVAVAAAGVHLLDTALREGAQGPLPELPALPTVPGREVAGVVESLGEGVAGLWLGRRVVVHLGFAPGGYAELAVADVDRVHEIPRNLDFAEAVAMIGTGRTAMGIVQFAEFGPDAVVVIPAAAGGIGTLLVQYAKHTGAHVVGLAGGPEKTARVQADGADLAVDYRDPQWADKVRAHLGGRPATLVLDGVGGEVARQAVGLLGPGGRHLVFGWSAEGIRDGSPYLVDGVSEQILGPAMLRKASLQTLELRALAEAAAGRLTPAVTRFPLAEAAAAHHALQSRRTIGKVVLEP; encoded by the coding sequence ATGCACGCCATCCGCCTGCACGCCTTCGGCCCGCCCGGGAACCTGACCCACGAGGAGATCGACGACCCGGTGCCGGGCCCCGGCCAGGTCCGGGTCGCCGTGGCGGCCGCGGGCGTCCACCTGCTCGACACCGCCCTGCGCGAGGGCGCTCAGGGCCCCCTGCCCGAACTGCCCGCCCTGCCCACCGTCCCCGGCCGCGAGGTCGCCGGTGTCGTGGAGTCCCTCGGGGAGGGCGTCGCCGGGCTGTGGCTGGGCAGGCGCGTGGTCGTCCACCTCGGTTTCGCGCCCGGGGGCTACGCGGAACTGGCCGTCGCGGACGTCGACCGGGTGCACGAGATACCGCGGAACCTGGACTTCGCCGAGGCCGTCGCCATGATCGGGACGGGCCGTACGGCGATGGGGATCGTGCAGTTCGCCGAGTTCGGCCCGGACGCCGTCGTCGTGATCCCGGCGGCCGCCGGCGGCATCGGCACCCTGCTCGTGCAGTACGCGAAGCACACCGGCGCCCACGTCGTGGGCCTCGCGGGCGGACCGGAGAAGACGGCCCGCGTCCAGGCAGACGGCGCCGATCTCGCCGTCGACTACCGGGACCCGCAGTGGGCGGACAAGGTCCGCGCCCATCTCGGCGGCCGGCCCGCCACCCTCGTCCTCGACGGCGTCGGCGGCGAGGTCGCCCGGCAGGCCGTCGGCCTGCTCGGGCCCGGCGGCAGACACCTCGTCTTCGGCTGGTCCGCCGAGGGCATCCGCGACGGCTCGCCCTACCTGGTGGACGGCGTCTCCGAGCAGATCCTGGGCCCGGCGATGCTGCGCAAGGCCTCCCTGCAGACCCTCGAACTCCGCGCCCTCGCCGAGGCCGCCGCCGGCCGGCTCACCCCGGCCGTGACGCGCTTCCCGCTCGCCGAGGCGGCGGCCGCGCACCACGCACTGCAATCACGCCGGACGATCGGAAAGGTGGTTCTGGAGCCATGA
- a CDS encoding MFS transporter — translation MGVTRTAEAGGPADADPRRWWGLVVIALAQLMVVLDATIVNIALPSAQRDLGMSDGNRQWVITAYTLAFGGLLLLGGRIADLVGRKRTFVIGLIGFAAASALGGAATGSGMLFGARALQGAFAAVLAPSALSLLTTTFTDPKERGKAFGIYGALAGSGSAIGFIVGGLLTEYLNWRWCLYVNIPIAIVAVFGAFALLHDRPGHAGARLDVPGVLLGCGGLVAIVYGFSEAQPRGWDDPLVLTLFAVGVVLLAAFVWWQSRAPMPLLPLHIVKDRNRAGCFLTMGLATIGMFGLFLFMTYYLQVVLGYSPVKTGLGFLPLTAAIIIGSTQISARLMNRVPPRLLMVPGMVLAAGGMLLLTRMTVDSSYATEILPALLLMGLGMGLTFMPVFATATAGVAPQDSGVTSATVNTSQQVGGSIGTALLNTIATSSSATYIAAHLHDPAQRALIAKEGVVHGYTVAIWCAAGIMLLAGLIAGLMVTARAPRHGAAAEAPVPEPVA, via the coding sequence ATGGGTGTCACCCGAACAGCGGAGGCCGGCGGTCCCGCGGACGCCGATCCCCGCCGCTGGTGGGGCCTGGTGGTCATCGCGCTCGCGCAGCTCATGGTGGTCCTGGACGCGACCATCGTGAACATCGCGCTCCCCTCCGCGCAGCGCGACCTGGGCATGTCGGACGGCAACCGGCAGTGGGTGATCACCGCCTACACGCTGGCCTTCGGCGGCCTGCTGCTGCTCGGCGGCCGGATCGCGGACCTCGTCGGACGCAAACGGACCTTCGTCATCGGGCTCATCGGCTTCGCCGCCGCCTCCGCGCTCGGCGGCGCCGCCACCGGCTCGGGCATGCTCTTCGGCGCCCGCGCGCTCCAGGGCGCCTTCGCCGCGGTCCTGGCGCCCTCCGCCCTGTCACTGCTGACCACGACGTTCACCGACCCGAAGGAGCGGGGCAAGGCCTTCGGCATCTACGGCGCCCTGGCCGGCAGCGGTTCGGCGATCGGCTTCATCGTCGGCGGCCTGCTGACCGAGTACCTGAACTGGCGCTGGTGCCTCTACGTCAACATCCCCATCGCGATCGTCGCCGTCTTCGGCGCCTTCGCCCTGCTGCACGACCGACCCGGCCACGCGGGCGCCCGTCTCGACGTGCCCGGCGTACTGCTGGGCTGCGGCGGACTGGTCGCGATCGTCTACGGCTTCTCCGAGGCTCAGCCGCGCGGCTGGGACGACCCGCTGGTGCTGACGCTGTTCGCGGTGGGCGTCGTACTCCTGGCGGCGTTCGTGTGGTGGCAGTCCCGGGCGCCCATGCCCCTGCTGCCGCTGCACATCGTCAAGGACCGCAACCGGGCCGGCTGCTTCCTGACCATGGGGCTCGCGACCATCGGCATGTTCGGGCTGTTCCTGTTCATGACGTACTACCTGCAGGTCGTCCTCGGCTACTCGCCCGTGAAGACGGGCCTGGGCTTCCTGCCGCTGACCGCCGCGATCATCATCGGCTCCACGCAGATCTCCGCCCGCCTGATGAACCGCGTGCCGCCACGGCTGCTGATGGTCCCCGGCATGGTCCTCGCGGCGGGCGGCATGCTGCTGCTGACGCGGATGACGGTCGACTCCTCCTACGCCACCGAGATCCTGCCCGCCCTGCTCCTGATGGGCCTCGGCATGGGCCTGACCTTCATGCCGGTGTTCGCCACCGCCACCGCGGGCGTCGCCCCGCAGGACTCCGGGGTGACCTCGGCGACCGTCAACACCTCGCAGCAGGTCGGCGGTTCGATCGGTACGGCCCTGCTGAACACGATCGCCACCAGCAGCAGCGCCACCTACATCGCCGCCCATCTGCACGACCCGGCCCAGCGGGCCCTGATCGCCAAGGAGGGCGTGGTGCACGGCTACACGGTCGCCATCTGGTGCGCGGCCGGGATCATGCTGCTGGCGGGGCTGATCGCGGGGCTGATGGTGACGGCCCGGGCGCCCCGGCACGGGGCGGCGGCCGAGGCACCGGTGCCGGAGCCCGTCGCCTAG